Proteins found in one Amycolatopsis aidingensis genomic segment:
- a CDS encoding cobalamin-dependent protein (Presence of a B(12) (cobalamin)-binding domain implies dependence on cobalamin itself, in one of its several forms, or in some unusual lineages, dependence on a cobalamin-like analog.) has protein sequence MTGEDRQGAPLVILGVAESDAHAVANRLIEMYLRAQGYLVVNLGVCTPLTDFADALAAHPEAVAVLIGSLNGHAYDDLRDLPALRAAGWLDRPVVVGGNLSVDGAEGHAGLHALGVDHVARDEHELLALLDQLCSPVARSLGEGR, from the coding sequence ATGACTGGCGAGGATAGGCAAGGGGCGCCCCTGGTGATCCTCGGGGTGGCGGAGAGCGACGCGCACGCGGTGGCGAACCGCCTTATCGAGATGTACTTGCGGGCGCAGGGGTATCTGGTGGTCAACCTCGGAGTCTGCACCCCGCTCACCGACTTCGCCGACGCGCTGGCCGCGCACCCAGAGGCGGTGGCCGTCCTGATCGGGAGCCTCAACGGGCACGCCTACGACGACCTGCGTGACCTGCCGGCACTGCGCGCCGCCGGCTGGCTGGACCGTCCAGTCGTCGTGGGGGGCAACCTGTCGGTCGACGGCGCGGAGGGGCATGCAGGGCTCCACGCGCTCGGTGTCGATCACGTGGCCCGCGACGAGCACGAACTGCTGGCTCTGCTCGATCAGCTGTGTTCGCCGGTGGCTCGGTCCCTGGGTGAGGGGCGATGA
- a CDS encoding AfsR/SARP family transcriptional regulator, with the protein MTGTFQQPDLVQEAAPRLRILGPLEVEGLAAPVHVTAPRQRVLLAMLLLGANQVISNDRLADAVWGGSPPNTVRSQIQICVAALRQQLAETRLGTCIETKPQGYLLRTADHELDAHIFERFAEAGHIAAKHGDHMSASAAYRSALALWRGTPLEDIDSPVVQAALVRLVEQRMTVIEDCFRVELELGRHHQLIGELKQLVAQNPLRERLRVLLMLGLHRAGRKAEALEEYLAARRVLMDELGLEPSLELRELERGILADDPGLMLPADVEVRVPRSSAPSMLPSDISDFTGREQFMARSRQYLVSASHTRATPILAITGGGGVGKSAAAVHLAHQVTTAFPDGVLYADLGGSSDRADASEILLQFLRALGVPDERIPARTAERAALYRTTATGKRVLVLLDDAVDERQVEPLLPGHPSSGVVITSRARLVGLPGARLFSMEALDRHDALRLLGTLVGRERVAVEPKAAQELVERCDALPLALRIAATRLTVRPHWTIEQIVRLLADGTRRLDVLAHGGLSVRASIEVTYRRLDAQAKRLLLRLASLEDSEFDAGTATSLLGLDELEATNILETLVDAYLVRVVRGTAGETRYRLSGLVRAFAAEPQSVQGRAARQARDPAA; encoded by the coding sequence ATGACGGGGACGTTTCAGCAGCCGGACCTCGTGCAGGAGGCCGCCCCACGGTTGAGGATCCTCGGCCCGCTCGAGGTGGAAGGCTTGGCCGCGCCTGTACATGTCACTGCGCCCCGTCAGCGGGTCCTCCTCGCTATGCTACTTCTCGGCGCCAACCAGGTGATCTCGAACGACCGGCTGGCCGATGCAGTGTGGGGTGGCTCCCCACCGAACACCGTCCGCAGTCAGATCCAGATCTGCGTGGCTGCGCTGAGACAACAGCTCGCCGAGACGCGGCTGGGGACTTGCATCGAGACCAAGCCACAAGGCTACCTGTTGCGCACAGCAGACCACGAGCTCGACGCTCATATCTTCGAACGTTTCGCGGAAGCCGGGCACATCGCGGCCAAGCACGGGGACCACATGAGTGCCTCGGCGGCCTACCGCAGTGCGCTGGCGCTATGGCGAGGCACTCCGCTAGAGGACATTGACAGCCCGGTAGTACAAGCTGCGCTGGTCAGGCTCGTCGAACAGCGCATGACAGTGATCGAGGACTGTTTCCGGGTCGAGCTCGAGCTGGGCCGTCACCACCAGCTGATCGGTGAGTTGAAACAGCTTGTCGCCCAGAACCCGCTGCGCGAACGGCTTCGTGTTCTGCTCATGCTGGGCCTGCACAGGGCAGGCCGCAAGGCGGAGGCGCTGGAAGAGTACCTGGCGGCGCGCCGGGTCCTGATGGACGAGCTGGGACTCGAACCCAGTCTGGAACTCCGTGAGCTCGAACGAGGCATCCTCGCTGACGATCCTGGACTTATGCTGCCCGCCGACGTCGAGGTCCGAGTGCCGAGGTCCTCAGCGCCCTCAATGCTGCCCTCCGACATCTCCGATTTCACGGGTAGGGAACAGTTCATGGCACGGTCGCGCCAGTACCTCGTTTCAGCCTCGCATACACGCGCGACACCGATACTGGCGATCACGGGTGGCGGCGGGGTCGGTAAGTCGGCCGCAGCCGTGCACCTGGCCCACCAGGTGACGACCGCGTTCCCCGACGGTGTGCTCTACGCGGACCTCGGCGGCTCGTCCGACCGGGCCGATGCCTCGGAGATCCTCCTGCAGTTCCTCCGCGCCCTTGGCGTACCCGACGAGAGGATTCCTGCCAGGACTGCGGAGCGCGCCGCGCTGTATCGCACGACGGCCACCGGTAAACGCGTGCTCGTCCTGCTCGACGACGCCGTCGACGAGCGTCAGGTGGAGCCATTGCTACCCGGGCACCCCAGCAGTGGCGTGGTCATCACCAGCAGAGCGAGGCTTGTCGGCCTGCCGGGAGCCCGCCTGTTCTCCATGGAAGCACTGGATAGGCACGACGCGCTGCGACTGCTCGGCACCCTGGTCGGGCGGGAGCGGGTTGCCGTCGAACCCAAAGCCGCCCAGGAGCTGGTGGAAAGGTGCGACGCGCTTCCCCTGGCACTGCGGATCGCCGCCACGCGCCTCACTGTCCGGCCACATTGGACTATTGAGCAGATCGTGCGACTGCTCGCCGACGGAACGAGGCGGCTGGACGTGCTGGCGCACGGCGGTCTCAGCGTCCGCGCGAGCATCGAGGTGACGTACCGTCGGCTCGACGCCCAGGCCAAACGGCTCTTGCTGAGGCTCGCCTCGCTGGAGGATTCGGAGTTCGACGCTGGTACAGCGACATCGCTGCTGGGACTCGATGAGCTCGAAGCGACGAACATCCTCGAAACTCTGGTGGACGCCTACCTGGTGCGTGTCGTACGAGGTACCGCTGGGGAGACAAGGTACCGGCTCTCTGGACTGGTCAGAGCGTTCGCCGCCGAGCCCCAGTCGGTGCAGGGTAGGGCGGCCCGACAAGCTCGTGACCCTGCAGCGTAG
- a CDS encoding IS3 family transposase, whose product MTANAGIRIELANAIFGYLEIWHNRQRRHSSIGMLTPIEYENTTIVA is encoded by the coding sequence TTGACCGCCAACGCTGGCATCCGCATCGAGTTGGCCAACGCGATCTTCGGGTACCTTGAGATCTGGCACAACCGACAACGACGCCACAGCAGCATCGGCATGCTGACCCCGATAGAGTACGAGAACACGACCATCGTGGCATGA
- a CDS encoding transposase, giving the protein MGRRGYPPEFRWKVLDLVEAGRRVADVARDLGISDRSIYTWRRQDRIDRGLEPGLSSVEKAELTAAKQRIAELEAELAVHRRAGKLLKEAVPQKLGTLRSRRWLRKACRSRWPAGYLGVGVRLLRLAIPATNQPGRSGTPG; this is encoded by the coding sequence ATGGGACGGCGTGGGTATCCGCCGGAGTTCCGATGGAAGGTGCTGGACTTGGTCGAGGCCGGTCGCAGGGTTGCCGACGTCGCGCGTGATCTGGGTATCAGCGACCGGTCGATCTACACCTGGAGGCGGCAGGATCGGATCGATCGCGGGCTGGAACCCGGGCTGAGCAGCGTTGAGAAGGCCGAGCTGACCGCGGCGAAGCAGCGTATCGCCGAGTTGGAGGCCGAACTGGCTGTGCACCGGCGGGCCGGGAAGTTGCTGAAGGAGGCGGTGCCCCAAAAGCTCGGTACGCTGCGATCGCGGCGATGGCTGAGGAAGGCCTGCCGATCCAGGTGGCCTGCCGGGTACTTGGGTGTCGGAGTCCGGCTTCTACGACTGGCGATCCCGGCCACTAATCAGCCCGGTCGATCCGGCACGCCTGGCTGA
- a CDS encoding cytochrome P450 yields MSENESSAPGSTAFPSVPGGVGALLGAEHRVDPYPLYRRWREHAPAARAAEGLLVASGHAECTQILRNPRFGHPEPEYLGDTADPRELLDDQGRVVRAFLNLNPPDHTRLRRLVSTAFTPRMVDQLTPRIEQITSELVRHLVEADEANLIDVLAQPLPIIVISELLGVPAADREQFAQWSRAMANAIDPAFLLPPEVREPAAQARHEFITYFRDVAAHRRRQPGEDLVSALVAVSDAGDTLTENELLVTLTMLLVAGHETTTNLIGNAVLALLRHPDQHRALAADPTLAEQAVEETLRHDPPVQLTLRTALEDTTVGSIPAPAGTRVLVLIGAANRDPAVCPDPDSFDIIRTTTRHLTFGHGIHFCLGVPLARLEARIALKELTQQAPTLRMTTQPQWKNSVTLRGLTDLPVAPH; encoded by the coding sequence ATGTCTGAGAACGAGTCGTCTGCTCCCGGCAGCACCGCGTTCCCGTCGGTCCCGGGTGGGGTCGGTGCGCTGCTGGGAGCCGAGCACAGGGTGGACCCCTATCCCCTCTACCGGCGGTGGCGTGAACACGCCCCCGCGGCGCGCGCGGCTGAAGGGCTACTCGTTGCCAGCGGACATGCCGAATGCACCCAGATCCTGCGGAATCCGCGGTTCGGGCATCCCGAGCCGGAGTACCTGGGTGACACCGCCGATCCCCGCGAACTGCTCGACGACCAGGGCCGCGTCGTGCGAGCCTTCCTGAACCTCAACCCACCCGACCACACCCGCCTGCGCCGTCTAGTCTCCACCGCTTTCACTCCACGCATGGTCGACCAGCTCACCCCGCGGATCGAGCAGATCACCTCCGAGTTAGTACGCCACCTCGTCGAGGCCGACGAAGCCAACCTGATCGACGTGCTCGCACAACCGCTCCCGATCATCGTGATCAGCGAACTGCTCGGCGTGCCCGCCGCCGACCGCGAACAATTCGCCCAATGGTCACGTGCCATGGCCAATGCCATCGACCCGGCGTTTCTCCTGCCGCCCGAGGTCCGCGAGCCCGCGGCCCAGGCTCGCCACGAGTTCATCACCTATTTCCGCGATGTAGCCGCGCACCGCCGTCGCCAGCCGGGCGAAGACCTCGTCTCCGCCCTAGTGGCCGTCTCCGACGCCGGCGATACGCTGACCGAGAACGAACTCCTGGTCACCCTCACCATGCTGCTCGTCGCCGGGCACGAAACCACCACCAATTTGATCGGTAACGCCGTACTCGCCCTGCTCCGCCACCCCGACCAGCACCGCGCCCTCGCCGCCGACCCCACCCTCGCCGAACAGGCGGTCGAGGAAACCCTGCGCCACGACCCACCGGTCCAGCTCACCCTCCGCACCGCGCTGGAGGACACGACCGTCGGCAGCATTCCTGCACCCGCGGGAACTCGGGTACTCGTCCTCATCGGCGCGGCCAACCGTGATCCCGCCGTCTGTCCCGACCCCGACAGCTTCGACATCATCCGCACCACGACCCGTCACCTCACCTTCGGGCACGGCATCCACTTCTGCCTCGGCGTTCCCCTCGCACGCCTCGAAGCCCGCATCGCACTGAAGGAACTCACCCAGCAAGCCCCGACACTCCGCATGACCACGCAGCCACAATGGAAGAACAGTGTGACCCTACGCGGCCTCACCGACCTACCCGTTGCACCACACTGA
- a CDS encoding nucleotidyl transferase AbiEii/AbiGii toxin family protein: MFYVLERFLYRLSRSPYADHFTLKGGLLLATLDARRPTRDGDRDRPG, encoded by the coding sequence GTGTTCTATGTATTAGAACGCTTCCTCTACCGGTTGTCCCGATCACCGTACGCCGACCACTTCACTCTCAAGGGCGGATTGCTGTTGGCGACGCTGGACGCGCGGCGGCCGACTCGGGACGGCGACCGGGACCGGCCAGGGTGA
- a CDS encoding MAB_1171c family putative transporter has protein sequence MFSATIQYFLIAFGTLVSLYRLRDLLRSPRQPAKWALWCGILSLTLAMTCGPNITSFLPPDANFAIQHIFILGSFLAVEVFFWLSISERGHDWRSGRWHISVLVALTIAMLLAFAVSVVLEKPDFLHLDYQHQPWALATVLLYNGGLAVAMVAIALLARRWSRIADKPWLRRGLSTLTIACWFTMVYAAHHATFVVLPALEIQPPYSTDIEIVPIALGVILGLAGVTMPAWGPRLSALRQWTRYRRSARRLEPLWAAFCAAYPDIRLPVTPPSWDAEFLLHRRVIEIWDGRSRIRHLLDPDVARRAFETGDRHGLRGDELAASVEAALWHDALQRRHHQDTASHTGHALAAPATGNNLAAAVTFLEHVAHHFAQHPTPAVDSRARVRRHDAMVEDGGHV, from the coding sequence ATGTTTAGCGCCACTATTCAGTACTTTCTCATCGCGTTCGGCACGCTGGTCTCGCTCTATCGGCTTCGCGACCTTCTCCGGTCACCACGCCAGCCCGCAAAGTGGGCCTTGTGGTGCGGAATCCTCTCTTTGACCCTGGCCATGACGTGTGGACCCAACATCACGTCATTTCTCCCGCCGGACGCCAATTTCGCCATCCAGCATATATTCATTCTTGGTTCCTTTTTGGCTGTCGAGGTGTTTTTTTGGCTCTCAATCTCCGAGCGCGGTCACGACTGGCGATCAGGTCGGTGGCACATCAGCGTACTGGTTGCGCTCACCATTGCAATGCTCCTAGCGTTCGCGGTGAGCGTTGTCCTCGAGAAGCCAGACTTCCTTCATCTCGACTATCAACACCAACCCTGGGCGCTAGCCACAGTCCTGCTCTACAACGGAGGCCTTGCGGTCGCCATGGTGGCGATCGCCTTACTAGCCAGACGATGGTCACGTATCGCCGACAAGCCCTGGTTACGCCGTGGGCTCAGCACGCTGACCATCGCCTGCTGGTTCACCATGGTGTACGCGGCGCACCATGCCACGTTCGTCGTCTTGCCCGCACTCGAAATCCAACCGCCGTACTCGACAGACATCGAGATTGTCCCGATCGCGCTCGGCGTCATCCTAGGCTTGGCAGGCGTCACAATGCCCGCGTGGGGCCCTCGCCTATCGGCACTCCGCCAGTGGACGCGGTACCGGCGTTCCGCTCGGCGGCTGGAACCATTGTGGGCGGCGTTCTGCGCGGCCTACCCCGACATACGGCTGCCGGTCACACCACCGTCATGGGACGCGGAATTCCTGCTGCATCGACGAGTCATCGAGATTTGGGATGGCCGTTCACGGATCCGCCACCTCCTCGATCCCGACGTTGCCCGCCGCGCTTTCGAAACCGGTGACCGACACGGACTGCGCGGAGACGAACTGGCTGCGTCAGTCGAAGCCGCGCTCTGGCACGATGCCTTGCAACGTCGACACCACCAGGACACCGCCTCCCACACCGGGCACGCGCTAGCCGCACCAGCCACCGGCAACAACCTCGCGGCTGCCGTGACCTTCCTCGAGCACGTCGCGCACCACTTCGCACAGCACCCGACCCCAGCAGTCGATAGCCGGGCACGCGTCCGCCGACATGACGCCATGGTGGAAGATGGCGGGCATGTCTGA
- a CDS encoding helix-turn-helix domain-containing protein yields the protein MAGKGGDTFADRLNYLIENVYPAHHGPWSNAEVSKGITEQGGHLSKAAIGKLRKGENVNPTLATIRALARFFGVPTSFFTDEDTHSTEVDIALAVLERDATVTDTMLRMGQLSEQSINIIADLSQTLINFEESHSKASSSKSEQQNNGDYQKRG from the coding sequence GTGGCTGGTAAGGGTGGTGATACATTCGCGGACCGACTCAACTATTTGATTGAGAATGTCTACCCTGCTCATCATGGCCCATGGAGCAATGCTGAGGTCTCTAAAGGGATTACCGAACAGGGAGGTCATTTAAGCAAGGCTGCTATAGGCAAATTGCGTAAAGGTGAGAATGTCAACCCGACTCTTGCGACGATTCGCGCCCTGGCAAGATTTTTTGGGGTCCCTACTTCATTCTTCACCGATGAAGACACGCACTCAACAGAGGTCGACATTGCGCTTGCCGTGCTCGAGCGGGACGCAACAGTAACAGACACAATGCTACGTATGGGCCAACTATCGGAGCAGAGCATAAATATCATTGCAGATCTTAGTCAAACGTTAATTAACTTCGAAGAATCACATTCGAAGGCGTCTAGTTCGAAGTCGGAGCAGCAGAATAATGGAGATTATCAGAAAAGAGGCTAG
- a CDS encoding pyridoxal phosphate-dependent decarboxylase family protein, with translation MVANRNLWETGYLPAGGADGLERLRELVNGGLDILRDTASRRVGPVAPGGPAGVAAAAAELFRRLDPAGGNRDRDAFGDLVRAYATWSVDLTHHAAVARMQCAPAVEAAAADLIATVTNQSLHAWESGPFALELERWLVSWLVALVGYDPGAGGTFTAGGSVSNLMALLLARDHNLSRRVGAATFRDGVTGLGVRPVVLCTAATHFSIARSVGIVGLGSGSILRVPDDEKGRMIPDAADRMLAELPDDRPPVALVACAGTTDFGEVDPLPELAAIARRHGVWLHADAAYGGGALFSQRLKTMLTGIEQVDSITLDLHKFGWTPASSGVFLVRRAEFLDSWSGQTTTLNADDDKVAGYYGRYESSLQATRRVDALKIATVLLTLGEQGLGDMVEACHRQALHAARRILGEPRLELAAEPALSTVVFRYLPESAGDADAFNGELRRRLMAEGKVLMARTRVPRPDGDPVFLKLMLLNPETTSDQIDEIVADVLAVAARMETAVPA, from the coding sequence ATGGTCGCGAACAGAAACTTGTGGGAGACCGGATATCTTCCTGCCGGTGGTGCCGATGGCTTGGAGCGTCTGCGTGAGCTGGTGAACGGCGGGCTAGACATCTTGCGCGACACCGCCAGCCGCCGCGTCGGACCCGTGGCGCCCGGCGGTCCGGCCGGGGTGGCGGCGGCCGCTGCGGAGCTGTTCAGGCGGCTGGATCCCGCAGGCGGCAACCGCGATCGCGACGCCTTCGGCGACCTCGTGCGTGCCTACGCGACCTGGTCCGTCGACCTCACCCATCACGCCGCCGTGGCCCGTATGCAGTGCGCGCCGGCTGTCGAGGCCGCAGCGGCCGACCTCATCGCGACCGTCACGAACCAGTCGCTGCATGCCTGGGAGAGCGGCCCGTTCGCGCTGGAACTGGAGCGCTGGCTCGTCAGCTGGCTCGTCGCGCTCGTGGGCTACGATCCCGGGGCTGGCGGAACGTTCACTGCGGGCGGCAGCGTCTCCAACCTCATGGCTCTGCTGCTGGCCCGCGACCACAACCTGTCGCGTCGAGTGGGTGCCGCGACTTTCCGCGACGGAGTCACCGGGTTGGGCGTGCGCCCGGTCGTGCTCTGCACTGCGGCCACCCACTTCTCGATCGCGCGGTCGGTCGGGATCGTGGGGCTGGGTTCCGGTTCGATCCTGCGGGTGCCCGACGACGAGAAGGGCCGGATGATCCCTGATGCGGCGGACCGGATGCTGGCGGAGCTCCCGGACGACCGGCCCCCGGTCGCACTGGTGGCCTGCGCGGGTACGACGGACTTCGGCGAAGTCGATCCCCTGCCCGAACTGGCGGCCATCGCCCGCAGGCATGGCGTCTGGCTGCACGCGGACGCCGCGTACGGGGGCGGTGCACTATTCTCTCAGCGGCTGAAGACAATGCTGACCGGCATCGAACAAGTCGACTCGATCACGCTGGACCTGCACAAGTTCGGCTGGACGCCTGCATCGTCAGGCGTGTTCCTGGTGCGCCGTGCGGAGTTCCTCGACTCCTGGTCGGGGCAAACGACGACGCTCAACGCCGATGACGACAAGGTCGCAGGCTATTACGGCCGCTACGAGTCCTCCTTGCAGGCCACCCGCCGCGTCGACGCTCTCAAGATTGCCACGGTACTGCTCACCTTGGGAGAACAGGGCCTGGGCGACATGGTCGAAGCCTGCCATCGACAGGCTCTGCACGCCGCGCGGCGCATCCTCGGCGAGCCTCGCCTCGAACTGGCGGCCGAACCGGCGCTCAGCACGGTCGTCTTCCGCTACCTGCCTGAATCCGCGGGTGACGCGGACGCGTTCAACGGCGAGCTACGGCGACGCCTTATGGCCGAGGGAAAGGTGCTCATGGCCAGGACACGCGTGCCACGTCCCGATGGAGACCCGGTGTTCCTGAAGCTCATGCTGCTCAACCCGGAGACGACCAGTGACCAGATCGACGAGATCGTCGCGGATGTGCTCGCCGTCGCGGCACGAATGGAGACCGCCGTCCCCGCGTAG
- a CDS encoding DDE-type integrase/transposase/recombinase codes for MITEIHQSSHGIHGSRRVHAELRLGRGVVVGHGAVEMLMHRAGLAGAMGRPKWQRAKPDEIARDWVKRDFTAGAPNRKWAIDITEHHTREGKVDCAVVLDVYSRRVVGWSIDSSPTAALVTYALGMAIDTRTPSAGGDHPLRPGCAIRIMGVYQACQGFWLVPSLGSVGDCYDSAMMESFWSRMQVELLDRQRWHPHRVGQRDLRVP; via the coding sequence GTGATCACCGAGATTCATCAGAGTTCGCACGGTATCCACGGCAGCCGCCGGGTGCACGCCGAACTGCGGCTGGGCCGTGGCGTCGTGGTCGGGCATGGTGCGGTGGAGATGCTCATGCACCGAGCCGGGCTTGCCGGGGCCATGGGCCGGCCGAAGTGGCAACGCGCCAAGCCGGATGAGATCGCTCGGGACTGGGTCAAACGTGACTTCACGGCAGGGGCACCGAATCGTAAGTGGGCCATCGACATCACCGAACACCACACTCGCGAGGGGAAAGTCGATTGCGCGGTCGTGCTCGATGTCTACTCGCGTCGGGTGGTCGGCTGGTCCATCGATTCCTCACCCACGGCCGCTTTGGTGACCTACGCGCTCGGCATGGCGATCGACACCCGCACCCCGTCTGCTGGGGGCGATCATCCACTCCGACCAGGGTGTGCAATACGGATCATGGGCGTTTACCAAGCGTGCCAAGGATTCTGGCTGGTTCCGTCCCTGGGCAGCGTCGGTGACTGCTACGACAGTGCGATGATGGAGTCGTTCTGGTCCCGCATGCAGGTCGAGTTGCTTGACCGCCAACGCTGGCATCCGCATCGAGTTGGCCAACGCGATCTTCGGGTACCTTGA
- a CDS encoding fatty acid desaturase — protein sequence MLPAVFALPLTLLTGKPHAGQRPFRITPTVHLVNAMLSVSSGLALSAGALAWTGWWLLLLLPGWAMTLHGIRNLRMMIFHQCAHRNMWGRRKLDALLGRVLSALLLIQHYDTYSAEHVRDHHALHHMTLRDPTVQAFLLTLRLRPGMTRRQMWRMAMAKTFSPGFHARFFVARICSYCSAATRIERTVFLCSVLTLAALVSWLGLWTFVLVAWLPPGTVFFQMSNVLRLCVKHTFPAAGVTERRGRDYFAGLTNAIFLGEAAPAPGLAWPKRMRAWARWWLRMAFVHFPARYLVLTGDTVCHDFHHRYPMSNNWANYIFAREADFTKGHPGWPPYRHVWGLAAGVNVVFDSLAAADATEYDPERLTAVNRRDLFLAFDD from the coding sequence GTGCTGCCCGCGGTGTTCGCCCTGCCGCTGACCCTGCTCACCGGGAAACCACACGCCGGGCAGCGGCCGTTCCGCATCACCCCCACAGTTCACCTGGTGAACGCCATGCTGTCGGTGTCCTCCGGTCTCGCGCTGTCGGCCGGAGCGCTCGCCTGGACGGGATGGTGGCTGTTGCTGCTGTTACCAGGATGGGCCATGACGCTGCACGGCATCCGCAACCTGCGCATGATGATCTTTCACCAGTGTGCGCACCGGAACATGTGGGGACGCCGGAAGCTCGACGCACTTCTGGGCCGTGTCCTGTCGGCACTGCTGCTGATCCAGCATTACGACACGTACAGCGCCGAGCACGTGCGCGACCACCACGCGCTGCACCACATGACCTTGCGCGACCCCACGGTGCAGGCCTTCCTGCTGACCCTGCGGCTGAGACCCGGCATGACCCGCCGACAGATGTGGCGTATGGCGATGGCTAAGACATTCTCCCCGGGCTTCCACGCTCGCTTCTTCGTCGCCCGGATCTGCTCCTACTGCAGCGCGGCGACCCGCATCGAAAGGACTGTCTTCCTCTGCTCCGTACTCACGCTGGCGGCACTGGTGTCGTGGCTGGGGCTGTGGACATTCGTCCTGGTCGCGTGGCTGCCACCCGGGACGGTGTTCTTCCAGATGAGCAACGTGCTGCGGCTCTGCGTCAAGCACACCTTCCCCGCCGCCGGGGTGACCGAGCGGCGCGGCAGGGACTACTTCGCCGGTCTGACCAACGCCATCTTCCTCGGTGAGGCGGCGCCCGCCCCCGGCCTGGCGTGGCCGAAACGGATGCGCGCCTGGGCGCGGTGGTGGCTGCGTATGGCGTTCGTCCATTTTCCGGCGCGCTACCTCGTGCTGACCGGCGACACGGTCTGTCACGACTTCCATCACCGGTATCCGATGAGCAACAACTGGGCGAACTACATCTTCGCGAGGGAGGCCGACTTCACCAAGGGACATCCCGGTTGGCCGCCCTACCGGCACGTGTGGGGCCTCGCTGCAGGAGTCAACGTGGTGTTCGACTCGCTCGCCGCAGCCGATGCGACCGAATACGACCCGGAACGCCTGACCGCGGTGAACAGGCGCGACCTGTTCCTAGCCTTCGACGACTGA
- a CDS encoding transposase yields MAVIRRVAGQLDVHPEALRTWVKRAEIDAGTAAGRTSDDAARIAELEREVRELRRANEILKTASAFFAAAELDRKTK; encoded by the coding sequence ATGGCAGTCATCCGCCGGGTCGCGGGCCAGTTGGATGTGCACCCGGAGGCGTTGCGGACATGGGTCAAGCGCGCCGAGATCGACGCCGGCACGGCGGCCGGCCGCACCAGCGACGATGCTGCACGGATCGCTGAGCTGGAACGTGAGGTGCGTGAGTTGCGGCGGGCGAACGAGATCCTGAAAACGGCCTCGGCGTTTTTCGCCGCCGCGGAGCTCGACCGCAAGACCAAATAG